Proteins encoded within one genomic window of Halocatena marina:
- a CDS encoding phosphoribosyltransferase, giving the protein MSDLPDDFKCTLTTWDYIYSLCRDVSQQVTTADFEPDVIVALARGGWFAGRCLCDFLGLDDLASLKMEHYVGTAQKTGEPQVRYPMPEGSVDGKDVLIIDDIADTGGSIRRAHEYVTERDPGEVRTGTLQLLGTSEFEPDFVGERLEEWAWVIYPWNFIEDMIDLTSGVMDEADQETFTRHDIRHYLSEYHQIDRIEMEIAQPNRLGEVLHEMERRDLIEHDTGAWRLLE; this is encoded by the coding sequence ATGAGTGATCTCCCCGACGACTTCAAATGTACACTCACTACTTGGGATTACATCTACAGTCTCTGTCGTGACGTCTCACAGCAGGTCACGACGGCGGATTTCGAGCCTGATGTCATCGTTGCGTTGGCGCGCGGTGGTTGGTTCGCCGGACGGTGTCTCTGTGATTTCCTTGGATTGGACGACCTCGCGAGTCTCAAGATGGAACACTACGTTGGGACCGCCCAGAAGACCGGCGAGCCACAAGTTCGGTATCCGATGCCCGAGGGGAGCGTCGATGGTAAGGATGTGCTCATCATCGATGATATCGCCGATACGGGCGGATCGATTCGCCGTGCCCACGAATACGTCACCGAACGCGATCCTGGCGAAGTCCGTACCGGAACGCTCCAGTTGCTCGGTACGAGCGAATTCGAACCTGATTTCGTCGGCGAACGACTCGAAGAGTGGGCGTGGGTCATCTATCCATGGAACTTCATCGAGGATATGATTGATCTCACCAGCGGTGTCATGGATGAGGCTGATCAGGAGACCTTCACTCGCCATGATATCCGCCACTACCTCAGCGAGTACCACCAGATCGACCGAATTGAGATGGAGATCGCACAGCCCAACCGGTTGGGGGAAGTGCTTCACGAGATGGAGCGTCGTGACCTCATCGAACACGATACCGGTGCGTGGCGGTTGTTGGAGTAA
- a CDS encoding ScpA family protein, producing MTEHVGGIITKTTETDRTEAGTDEDDSDDRADSDAGEVEPVELLVQLAERGEIEPWDIDIVEVTDTFLSALDEADLRAGGRALFYASVLLRMKSDALDEPDEEEAEEWEDPAWNAPAEGVPDDSSPFDALEQEMERRLDRKRARGVPRTLDELVRELRERERGSRWKESRTYNTSDSPRGFTRGTQTLDYRSGDDLRMDDEPTETDVTGTTHGEDIETTIQDVYQALRKQYDRGRDEVLYAEIEAAGGSRVETFLALLFLAHRGQIQLQQDELFSDLWIQNPATRAAEEAIAD from the coding sequence ATGACTGAACACGTCGGTGGTATCATCACCAAGACAACGGAGACGGATAGAACAGAAGCTGGAACGGACGAAGATGACAGTGATGATCGAGCCGACAGCGATGCAGGGGAGGTCGAACCAGTCGAACTACTCGTCCAGCTCGCAGAGCGCGGGGAGATCGAACCGTGGGATATCGACATTGTTGAGGTCACTGACACGTTTCTTTCTGCGCTCGATGAGGCAGATCTCCGTGCCGGGGGGCGGGCACTGTTCTACGCGAGTGTCCTTCTGCGGATGAAAAGCGATGCTCTCGACGAGCCAGACGAAGAAGAAGCAGAAGAGTGGGAGGATCCTGCGTGGAACGCTCCAGCTGAGGGCGTGCCGGATGATTCGAGTCCGTTCGACGCACTCGAACAGGAGATGGAGCGACGACTTGACCGCAAGCGCGCCCGCGGAGTGCCGCGTACCCTCGACGAGCTCGTGCGAGAACTCCGCGAGCGCGAGCGTGGATCGCGTTGGAAAGAGTCGCGTACATACAACACCAGTGATTCTCCACGCGGGTTCACGCGCGGGACACAGACACTCGATTACCGGTCTGGCGACGACCTCCGGATGGATGACGAGCCGACAGAGACCGATGTCACTGGCACAACGCATGGCGAGGACATTGAGACGACGATTCAGGACGTCTATCAGGCGCTCCGGAAACAGTACGACCGCGGTCGTGACGAGGTGCTGTACGCTGAGATCGAGGCTGCGGGGGGCTCACGAGTGGAAACGTTCCTTGCACTCCTCTTTCTTGCCCACCGTGGACAGATCCAACTCCAACAGGATGAGCTGTTTTCCGATCTCTGGATTCAAAACCCAGCCACGCGAGCAGCAGAAGAGGCTATCGCAGACTAA
- a CDS encoding thioredoxin domain-containing protein, translating to MTLAVFGGLAGCLGEEKGNSSDTTPSSTTSSTATSTEASPTATSTSVVKTAEPTPTSRPTSKPTSKPTQSKPLSPPFVKGKGKTKYGIDLSGAPVMGKNSNAPVHIYYWSDYQCSYCKQFELGKHGALPKLVRNEIANGTVNIAFLQYPNYGDHSWTAGVMAKCIWRKLKDKNLDLFWKWHHTVFDHQELDGGEWSSRKNLLKYARKIKGIDARAVDQCMRTNRKQLESDLKKERKRGKKEGFANTPGFVLYHPKTDRQQIFKGAQPYTSFQKQIQAFLNQ from the coding sequence ATGACACTTGCTGTCTTCGGGGGGCTCGCAGGCTGTTTAGGTGAGGAAAAAGGGAATTCGTCAGATACGACTCCGTCATCGACGACATCCTCGACAGCAACATCAACCGAAGCTTCACCAACAGCCACTTCGACCTCTGTTGTGAAGACAGCTGAACCCACACCGACGTCGCGTCCAACATCGAAACCAACATCGAAACCAACGCAATCGAAACCGCTCTCACCGCCGTTCGTGAAAGGAAAAGGAAAGACAAAGTACGGAATTGACCTGTCTGGAGCACCAGTGATGGGGAAGAATTCGAATGCGCCGGTTCACATCTACTACTGGTCGGACTACCAATGTTCGTACTGCAAACAGTTCGAACTCGGCAAACACGGAGCCCTGCCAAAACTCGTTCGAAACGAAATCGCCAATGGAACGGTCAATATTGCCTTTCTCCAATATCCGAATTACGGCGACCACTCATGGACTGCCGGAGTGATGGCCAAATGTATCTGGCGAAAGTTAAAGGATAAAAATCTTGACCTATTCTGGAAGTGGCACCACACTGTATTTGACCATCAAGAACTAGATGGTGGAGAGTGGTCCTCGCGGAAGAATCTCCTGAAATACGCCCGTAAGATTAAGGGGATTGACGCGCGTGCAGTTGACCAGTGCATGCGAACAAACCGCAAGCAACTTGAAAGTGATCTTAAAAAAGAGCGAAAACGCGGCAAGAAGGAGGGATTTGCCAACACCCCAGGATTCGTGCTGTATCATCCCAAAACGGATCGACAGCAAATCTTCAAAGGCGCACAGCCATACACCAGCTTCCAAAAACAAATTCAGGCATTTCTGAATCAGTAA
- the mtnP gene encoding S-methyl-5'-thioadenosine phosphorylase, with the protein MTVGFIGGSGIYESLDIEDVREERVETPYGEPSAPITIGTLAGTEIAFLPRHGRNHQYSPTEVPYRANIHALKQIGVERILSSNAVGSLREDLPPQTLVIPDQVFDRTSHRCSSFFEGGVVAHTSFAEPYCPHVASHLAACADATDATVVDEGTYVCIEGPQFSTRAESEFYRANNWDVIGMTAIPEAKLAREAELCYATVTGVTDYDVWKQDAEVTLEEVLGNAAANEQSIKQLIERAIETLPDERDCDCGQTLEGAINTPSDAIPDETRERIDLLAGEYL; encoded by the coding sequence ATGACCGTCGGATTCATCGGTGGGAGTGGTATTTACGAGTCGCTCGACATTGAGGACGTCCGCGAGGAGCGGGTAGAGACACCCTATGGCGAACCGAGCGCTCCAATCACGATCGGAACGCTGGCGGGCACGGAGATCGCGTTCCTTCCGCGTCACGGACGGAACCACCAGTACTCGCCGACTGAGGTTCCGTACCGCGCAAACATCCACGCGTTAAAGCAGATCGGCGTTGAGCGCATTCTTTCCAGTAACGCTGTTGGGAGCCTCCGCGAGGATCTTCCACCACAGACACTCGTCATTCCCGACCAAGTGTTCGATCGAACGAGCCACCGCTGCTCCTCGTTTTTCGAAGGCGGTGTCGTCGCTCACACGAGTTTTGCGGAGCCGTACTGTCCACACGTGGCATCACATCTTGCCGCGTGTGCGGACGCGACCGATGCGACCGTCGTTGATGAGGGAACTTACGTTTGTATCGAAGGACCACAGTTTTCGACTCGCGCTGAGAGCGAGTTCTATCGCGCCAACAACTGGGACGTTATTGGCATGACGGCCATCCCGGAAGCGAAGCTCGCACGCGAGGCTGAACTGTGTTATGCGACCGTTACCGGCGTCACCGACTACGATGTCTGGAAGCAAGACGCCGAAGTCACTCTCGAAGAAGTGCTTGGAAACGCCGCCGCAAACGAACAATCGATCAAACAGCTCATCGAGCGCGCGATCGAGACCCTCCCAGACGAACGCGACTGTGACTGCGGGCAGACACTTGAAGGAGCGATCAACACACCGAGTGACGCGATTCCAGACGAAACGAGAGAGCGCATCGATCTGCTCGCGGGAGAGTATCTGTAG
- the smc gene encoding chromosome segregation protein SMC, translating into MHIKELVLDNFKSFGRKTRIPFYENFTTISGPNGSGKSNIIDSVLFALGLARTSGIRAEKLTDLIYNPDDDGTTVTGEREAQVEVILDNSDGEISRSQVVSAAGTDNVGDTEEINVKRRVKQTEENYYSYYYLNGRSVNLSDIQDLLSQVGVTPEGYNVVMQGDVTEIINMTPHARRQIIDEIAGVAEFDARKEDALEELAVVRERVDEADLRIEEKQERQDQLEDERTTALRYQELKDEKSEYEGYLKAAELEDKRARLETTQQRIDEAEETLEERQRALEERQQTVTRLEEDLADLNAEIERTGEDEQLRVKHEIEEIKGEIARQEDAIESAKERIEEAEQKRSQAFVKIDRKQETVDDLAAKIKNGKVEKSSLKAEIQQKESELSEVEREIEAVDTEYDQLKNDLADARDRLETAKSEKNDSQREQDRLLDEARRRSNEQRELQSDIEALREEIPELEAKRADVVAELEAAKENKSTIQSAVNDLRDEKYAYQDELDEIDDELNAAQQEYAELEAKAGESGDSSYGRAVSTILNSGLDGIHGTVGQLGSVAGRYATACETAAGGRLAHVVVDDDGIGQRCIDHLKSRNAGRATFLPISQMQRRSVPSCPDHDGVVDFAYNLVEFDRRYAGVFSYVLGDTLVVEDLETARELMGEFRLVTLSGDLVEKSGAMTGGSKKGTRYSFSSSTGRLEQVAERITELEDQRQSVREELRAVESRLDDARERQSNATDQVRDIQNEIEGIDERIETIQERIEEKKNALSEIEAEREDVGERMEAIDEKIAEKEATVEEIEAEIDDLEAELRSSEVAELTEQAEALRETIADLEDETREIDDELNELQLEKQYAEEAIDSLEQEIETAQERKTKANERIETLKSEIEENEVRLADKREQVADLEAELAELKEERTELKETLGEARTAYEQTKEQVDETESRLESLRQTAERLDWEIDELSAQVGAYDPEEIPDHDELEREIERLEQEMESLEPVNMLAIDEYDRVSEELAELEEKRETLLEERNGIETRIEEFEAKKKATFMDAYEGINRQFEDIFARLSDGSGTLFLEDEADPFEGGLTMKAQPGDKPVQRLAAMSGGEKSLTALAFIFAIQRYNPAPFYALDEVDAFLDAANADAVGELIDELAGNAQFVVVSHRSALLERSERAIGVTMQQNNISAVTGIDLSTEVPADD; encoded by the coding sequence ATGCACATCAAAGAACTCGTCCTGGATAATTTCAAGAGCTTCGGACGCAAGACGCGAATTCCCTTCTACGAGAACTTCACGACCATTAGCGGTCCTAACGGGTCGGGGAAATCGAATATCATCGATTCGGTTCTATTCGCACTTGGACTAGCGCGCACGTCCGGAATCCGTGCAGAGAAGCTCACAGATCTCATCTACAATCCAGACGACGACGGTACGACAGTGACGGGCGAACGTGAGGCACAGGTCGAAGTCATTCTCGACAACAGCGATGGTGAGATCTCGCGCTCGCAGGTCGTCAGTGCTGCGGGCACCGACAATGTCGGTGACACCGAAGAGATCAACGTCAAGCGCCGGGTCAAGCAGACTGAGGAAAACTACTACTCTTACTACTACCTCAACGGCCGCTCCGTCAACCTGTCAGACATTCAAGATCTCCTCTCGCAAGTCGGCGTCACGCCTGAGGGGTACAACGTCGTCATGCAGGGCGACGTAACCGAGATTATCAACATGACCCCGCACGCCCGCCGCCAGATCATCGATGAGATCGCAGGCGTCGCGGAGTTCGATGCTCGAAAAGAGGATGCACTAGAAGAGCTGGCGGTAGTCCGAGAGCGGGTCGACGAAGCCGATCTTCGGATCGAAGAGAAACAAGAACGGCAGGACCAACTCGAAGACGAGCGAACGACTGCGCTCCGGTATCAAGAGCTCAAAGACGAAAAGAGCGAGTACGAGGGCTATCTCAAAGCTGCAGAGCTCGAAGACAAGCGTGCGCGTCTCGAAACGACACAACAACGGATAGACGAGGCAGAGGAGACGCTCGAAGAGCGCCAACGCGCGCTCGAAGAACGCCAGCAGACAGTTACCCGGCTCGAAGAAGATCTCGCAGACCTAAACGCCGAAATCGAACGCACGGGCGAGGACGAGCAGTTGCGCGTCAAACACGAAATTGAGGAGATCAAGGGTGAAATCGCCCGGCAGGAGGACGCCATCGAAAGCGCCAAAGAGCGCATTGAGGAAGCAGAGCAAAAGCGCAGCCAAGCGTTTGTGAAAATCGATCGCAAGCAGGAGACGGTCGATGATCTCGCCGCGAAAATCAAGAACGGAAAAGTCGAAAAATCCTCGCTTAAAGCCGAAATTCAACAGAAAGAATCGGAACTCTCCGAGGTCGAACGCGAGATCGAGGCAGTCGACACGGAATACGACCAACTGAAAAACGATCTCGCTGACGCGAGAGACCGGCTCGAAACGGCGAAATCTGAGAAAAACGATAGCCAGCGCGAGCAGGATCGGCTGCTCGATGAGGCTCGTCGGCGATCGAACGAACAGCGCGAACTTCAGTCCGACATCGAGGCGTTAAGAGAGGAGATTCCAGAGCTTGAGGCCAAACGCGCCGACGTCGTGGCAGAACTCGAAGCCGCCAAAGAAAACAAATCGACCATACAGTCGGCGGTAAACGATCTCCGGGACGAAAAATACGCGTATCAGGACGAACTCGACGAGATCGACGACGAGCTAAACGCGGCACAGCAGGAGTACGCAGAACTCGAAGCGAAAGCAGGAGAGAGTGGCGATAGCTCGTATGGCCGGGCGGTTTCGACGATCCTCAACAGCGGACTCGATGGAATTCATGGGACAGTCGGTCAGCTGGGAAGTGTTGCGGGTCGCTATGCAACAGCCTGTGAAACTGCCGCCGGCGGACGGCTCGCACACGTCGTCGTCGATGACGACGGTATCGGTCAGCGTTGTATCGATCACCTGAAATCGCGCAACGCGGGACGAGCGACGTTTCTTCCCATCTCACAGATGCAGCGGCGCTCAGTTCCAAGCTGTCCGGATCACGACGGAGTGGTCGATTTCGCGTACAACCTCGTCGAGTTCGATCGTCGCTACGCAGGAGTGTTCTCCTACGTGCTCGGTGATACCCTCGTTGTTGAGGACCTCGAAACTGCACGCGAACTGATGGGCGAGTTCCGCCTCGTCACGCTGTCCGGTGATCTCGTCGAGAAAAGCGGTGCGATGACCGGCGGCTCGAAAAAAGGGACGCGCTATTCGTTTTCGTCCAGTACGGGCCGTCTTGAACAGGTCGCAGAGCGCATTACCGAACTCGAAGACCAACGACAGTCGGTTCGTGAAGAACTTCGCGCGGTCGAATCGCGGCTGGACGACGCCCGAGAGCGACAATCGAACGCGACCGATCAAGTGCGTGATATCCAGAACGAGATTGAAGGAATCGACGAGCGCATTGAAACGATCCAAGAACGCATCGAGGAGAAGAAAAACGCGCTCTCTGAAATCGAGGCAGAACGCGAAGACGTTGGCGAACGTATGGAAGCGATCGACGAGAAAATCGCTGAAAAAGAGGCAACCGTCGAGGAGATCGAAGCCGAAATCGACGATCTCGAAGCTGAGCTTCGGTCCTCGGAAGTCGCAGAACTCACAGAGCAGGCTGAAGCTCTCCGCGAGACGATCGCTGACCTCGAAGACGAAACGAGAGAAATCGACGATGAGCTGAACGAACTACAGCTGGAAAAACAGTACGCCGAGGAAGCCATCGATTCACTCGAACAGGAGATCGAAACGGCCCAAGAGCGCAAGACAAAGGCGAACGAACGCATCGAAACGCTGAAGAGCGAAATCGAAGAGAACGAAGTTCGGTTGGCGGACAAACGCGAGCAAGTGGCCGATCTCGAAGCCGAGCTTGCCGAACTCAAAGAGGAACGAACGGAGCTAAAAGAGACGCTCGGTGAAGCGCGTACGGCATACGAGCAGACAAAAGAGCAAGTCGATGAGACCGAAAGCCGACTCGAGTCGCTCCGTCAGACCGCAGAACGACTCGATTGGGAAATTGACGAGCTATCGGCGCAGGTCGGCGCGTACGACCCCGAAGAAATACCCGACCACGACGAACTCGAACGCGAGATAGAACGGTTAGAACAAGAGATGGAGTCGTTAGAGCCGGTCAATATGCTCGCTATCGACGAGTACGATCGTGTTTCGGAGGAGCTCGCTGAACTCGAAGAGAAACGCGAAACGCTCCTCGAAGAGCGCAACGGTATCGAGACACGCATCGAGGAGTTCGAGGCGAAGAAGAAGGCGACGTTCATGGACGCCTACGAAGGTATCAACAGACAGTTCGAAGACATATTCGCTCGGCTGTCCGACGGCTCGGGGACACTGTTCCTCGAAGATGAAGCAGACCCGTTCGAAGGCGGTCTGACGATGAAAGCACAGCCGGGTGATAAGCCGGTACAGCGGCTCGCGGCGATGTCAGGCGGTGAGAAATCGTTGACAGCACTCGCCTTCATTTTCGCCATCCAACGGTACAATCCCGCGCCATTCTACGCGCTCGATGAGGTCGATGCATTCCTCGATGCGGCAAACGCTGACGCCGTCGGTGAACTCATCGATGAACTTGCTGGCAATGCGCAGTTCGTCGTCGTCTCACACCGGTCAGCGCTGCTCGAACGCTCCGAACGAGCCATCGGCGTCACCATGCAACAGAACAACATCAGTGCAGTAACGGGAATCGACTTGAGCACGGAGGTACCTGCAGATGACTGA
- a CDS encoding sulfurtransferase yields MNASSSSYANDVLVSADWVEERLDAFQSDDSDLRLLEVNSPESPEKEFPSRYDDGHIPGAIGFQWDEDLSDAVERDILSKESFEETIGNAGITEDSTVVFYGDGHIANWFALFAYWEFKYYGHHDARVLNGGKDYWVHNSYPLTEEVPDFTAREYNARGPFEGIRAYKGDVEQAMESGLPMVDVRSPEEFTGEILAPEGLQETAQRGGHIPGASNIPTASVLNDDGTFKSADELQQLYAENGVTEDQAVVTYCRVGERSSIAWFVLTELLGFSDVENYDGSWTEWGNTIRAPIEREI; encoded by the coding sequence ATGAACGCCAGCAGCTCAAGCTACGCAAACGACGTGCTGGTATCGGCCGATTGGGTAGAGGAACGTCTCGATGCGTTCCAGAGCGACGATTCCGACCTTCGATTACTCGAAGTGAACAGTCCTGAGTCCCCTGAGAAAGAGTTTCCATCGCGGTACGATGATGGACACATTCCCGGTGCGATCGGATTCCAGTGGGACGAGGATCTCTCGGATGCGGTTGAGCGCGACATACTCAGCAAGGAATCATTCGAGGAAACGATCGGAAACGCTGGTATCACCGAAGATTCAACTGTCGTCTTTTACGGTGACGGGCATATCGCCAACTGGTTCGCCCTGTTCGCTTACTGGGAGTTCAAGTACTACGGTCACCACGACGCGCGCGTCCTCAATGGTGGGAAGGATTACTGGGTGCACAACAGCTATCCGCTCACCGAAGAGGTTCCTGATTTCACCGCACGAGAATACAACGCTCGGGGTCCGTTCGAAGGGATCCGTGCGTACAAAGGAGACGTAGAACAAGCCATGGAGAGCGGACTCCCGATGGTCGATGTCCGCTCTCCAGAGGAGTTCACGGGTGAAATTCTCGCTCCAGAAGGGCTACAAGAGACGGCACAGCGTGGTGGGCATATCCCTGGTGCAAGCAATATTCCAACTGCATCAGTCCTCAACGACGACGGTACCTTCAAAAGCGCCGACGAACTGCAGCAGCTGTATGCCGAGAACGGAGTTACCGAGGATCAGGCCGTCGTCACGTACTGCCGCGTCGGTGAGCGCTCGTCGATTGCGTGGTTTGTCCTCACCGAACTCCTTGGTTTCAGTGACGTCGAAAACTACGATGGTTCGTGGACCGAGTGGGGGAACACGATTCGCGCACCAATTGAACGAGAGATATGA